In Xiphophorus maculatus strain JP 163 A chromosome 2, X_maculatus-5.0-male, whole genome shotgun sequence, one genomic interval encodes:
- the mgat4c gene encoding alpha-1,3-mannosyl-glycoprotein 4-beta-N-acetylglucosaminyltransferase C isoform X2 produces MTPVWVVQQKQTCSCVPSMPPDAVSRTNASELLKEGDKRQLREASVHPPSSERYAHTFRDLSNFSGTINVTYRYLAGTPLNRKKFLTIGLSSVKRKRGNYLLETIKSIFDQSSYEELKEIVVVVHLADFDLVWCENVVQEITRKFAHHIIAGRLLVIQAPEEFYPSLDGLKRNYNDPEDRVRFRSKQNVDYAFLLNFCTNLSHFYMMLEDDVRCSRNFLTALKKVITSREGSYWVMMEFSKLGYIGKLYHSRDLPRLAHFLLMFYQEMPCDWLLIHFRGLLAQKDVIRFKPSLFQHMGYYSSYKGVENKLKDDDFEEDSIDIPDNPPAGIYTNINVFENYDATKAYSTVDEYFWGKPPSTGDFFVIVFNKSTKISKIRIATGSDERQSDFLHHGALEVGEKLVGTKKGKQCSSYITLGEFKNGNIEVQDVDHKISFDVECVRIVVTASQKEWLIIRSISLWTTQPPSQ; encoded by the exons GAAGGAGATAAGAGGCAGCTCAGGGAAGCGTCGGTCCATCCTCCCAGCTCGGAGCGATACGCTCACACCTTCAGAGACCTCAGTAACTTCTCTGGAACCATTAATGTCACATACCGCTATCTCGCCGGAACGCCTCTGAACCGCAAGA AGTTCCTGACCATTGGATTGTCATCGGTCAAGAGGAAAAGGGGAAACTACCTTCTGGAGACGATCAAATCCATCTTTGACCAGTCCAGCTATGAGGAGCTGAAAGAGATTGTGGTTGTGGTCCATCTGGCGGATTTTGACCTGGTCTGGTGTGAGAACGTGGTGCAGGAAATCACCAGGAAGTTCGCTCACCACATCATAGCCGGCCGCCTCCTGGTCATCCAGGCCCCGGAGGAGTTCTACCCTTCTCTGGATGGCTTGAAGAGGAACTACAACGACCCGGAGGACAGAGTCCGTTTCCGCTCCAAGCAGAACGTCGACTACGCTTTCCTCCTGAACTTCTGCACGAACCTGTCGCACTTCTACATGATGCTGGAGGACGATGTGCGCTGCTCCCGGAACTTCCTGACGGCGCTGAAGAAGGTGATAACCTCCAGAGAAGGCTCCTACTGGGTGATGATGGAGTTCTCCAAGCTGGGCTACATCGGGAAGCTGTACCACTCCAGAGACCTGCCCCGCCTGGCTCACTTCCTCCTCATGTTCTACCAGGAAATGCCTTGCGACTGGCTGCTTATCCACTTCCGGGGCCTGCTGGCTCAAAAGGACGTGATCCGCTTCAAGCCCTCGCTGTTCCAGCACATGGGCTACTACTCGTCCTACAAAGGCGTGGAGAACAAACTGAAGGACGACGACTTTGAGGAGGACTCCATAGACATCCCAGACAACCCCCCGGCCGGCATTTACACCAACATCAACGTCTTTGAGAACTACGACGCTACCAAGGCGTACAGCACGGTGGACGAGTACTTTTGGGGGAAACCTCCCTCCACCGGAGATTTCTTCGTCATAGTCTTTAACAAATCAAccaaaattagcaaaattagGATTGCTACCGGGTCTGACGAACGACAAAGCGACTTCCTTCACCACGGAGCGCTGGAAGTAGGAGAGAAGTTGGTCGGGACTAAAAAAGGAAAGCAGTGCTCCTCTTACATCACATTAGGAGAGTTCAAAAATGGAAACATCGAGGTTCAAGACGTGGACCACAAGATTTCGTTTGACGTTGAGTGCGTTCGCATTGTGGTGACAGCCAGCCAAAAAGAATGGCTCATTATCAGAAGTATCAGTTTATGGACTACACAACCACCCAGCCAATGA
- the mgat4c gene encoding alpha-1,3-mannosyl-glycoprotein 4-beta-N-acetylglucosaminyltransferase C isoform X3 encodes MPPDAVSRTNASELLKEGDKRQLREASVHPPSSERYAHTFRDLSNFSGTINVTYRYLAGTPLNRKKFLTIGLSSVKRKRGNYLLETIKSIFDQSSYEELKEIVVVVHLADFDLVWCENVVQEITRKFAHHIIAGRLLVIQAPEEFYPSLDGLKRNYNDPEDRVRFRSKQNVDYAFLLNFCTNLSHFYMMLEDDVRCSRNFLTALKKVITSREGSYWVMMEFSKLGYIGKLYHSRDLPRLAHFLLMFYQEMPCDWLLIHFRGLLAQKDVIRFKPSLFQHMGYYSSYKGVENKLKDDDFEEDSIDIPDNPPAGIYTNINVFENYDATKAYSTVDEYFWGKPPSTGDFFVIVFNKSTKISKIRIATGSDERQSDFLHHGALEVGEKLVGTKKGKQCSSYITLGEFKNGNIEVQDVDHKISFDVECVRIVVTASQKEWLIIRSISLWTTQPPSQ; translated from the exons GAAGGAGATAAGAGGCAGCTCAGGGAAGCGTCGGTCCATCCTCCCAGCTCGGAGCGATACGCTCACACCTTCAGAGACCTCAGTAACTTCTCTGGAACCATTAATGTCACATACCGCTATCTCGCCGGAACGCCTCTGAACCGCAAGA AGTTCCTGACCATTGGATTGTCATCGGTCAAGAGGAAAAGGGGAAACTACCTTCTGGAGACGATCAAATCCATCTTTGACCAGTCCAGCTATGAGGAGCTGAAAGAGATTGTGGTTGTGGTCCATCTGGCGGATTTTGACCTGGTCTGGTGTGAGAACGTGGTGCAGGAAATCACCAGGAAGTTCGCTCACCACATCATAGCCGGCCGCCTCCTGGTCATCCAGGCCCCGGAGGAGTTCTACCCTTCTCTGGATGGCTTGAAGAGGAACTACAACGACCCGGAGGACAGAGTCCGTTTCCGCTCCAAGCAGAACGTCGACTACGCTTTCCTCCTGAACTTCTGCACGAACCTGTCGCACTTCTACATGATGCTGGAGGACGATGTGCGCTGCTCCCGGAACTTCCTGACGGCGCTGAAGAAGGTGATAACCTCCAGAGAAGGCTCCTACTGGGTGATGATGGAGTTCTCCAAGCTGGGCTACATCGGGAAGCTGTACCACTCCAGAGACCTGCCCCGCCTGGCTCACTTCCTCCTCATGTTCTACCAGGAAATGCCTTGCGACTGGCTGCTTATCCACTTCCGGGGCCTGCTGGCTCAAAAGGACGTGATCCGCTTCAAGCCCTCGCTGTTCCAGCACATGGGCTACTACTCGTCCTACAAAGGCGTGGAGAACAAACTGAAGGACGACGACTTTGAGGAGGACTCCATAGACATCCCAGACAACCCCCCGGCCGGCATTTACACCAACATCAACGTCTTTGAGAACTACGACGCTACCAAGGCGTACAGCACGGTGGACGAGTACTTTTGGGGGAAACCTCCCTCCACCGGAGATTTCTTCGTCATAGTCTTTAACAAATCAAccaaaattagcaaaattagGATTGCTACCGGGTCTGACGAACGACAAAGCGACTTCCTTCACCACGGAGCGCTGGAAGTAGGAGAGAAGTTGGTCGGGACTAAAAAAGGAAAGCAGTGCTCCTCTTACATCACATTAGGAGAGTTCAAAAATGGAAACATCGAGGTTCAAGACGTGGACCACAAGATTTCGTTTGACGTTGAGTGCGTTCGCATTGTGGTGACAGCCAGCCAAAAAGAATGGCTCATTATCAGAAGTATCAGTTTATGGACTACACAACCACCCAGCCAATGA
- the mgat4c gene encoding alpha-1,3-mannosyl-glycoprotein 4-beta-N-acetylglucosaminyltransferase C isoform X1, with protein sequence MRLVWKSLDKMRCLRKRSTIPFLGFLITFLLFLNLYIEDGYVLEGDKRQLREASVHPPSSERYAHTFRDLSNFSGTINVTYRYLAGTPLNRKKFLTIGLSSVKRKRGNYLLETIKSIFDQSSYEELKEIVVVVHLADFDLVWCENVVQEITRKFAHHIIAGRLLVIQAPEEFYPSLDGLKRNYNDPEDRVRFRSKQNVDYAFLLNFCTNLSHFYMMLEDDVRCSRNFLTALKKVITSREGSYWVMMEFSKLGYIGKLYHSRDLPRLAHFLLMFYQEMPCDWLLIHFRGLLAQKDVIRFKPSLFQHMGYYSSYKGVENKLKDDDFEEDSIDIPDNPPAGIYTNINVFENYDATKAYSTVDEYFWGKPPSTGDFFVIVFNKSTKISKIRIATGSDERQSDFLHHGALEVGEKLVGTKKGKQCSSYITLGEFKNGNIEVQDVDHKISFDVECVRIVVTASQKEWLIIRSISLWTTQPPSQ encoded by the exons ATGAGACTGGTGTGGAAATCCCTGGACAAGATGAGGTGTCTGAGGAAACGCTCCACCATTCCCTTCCTCGGCTTCCTCAtcaccttcctcctcttcttgaACCTCTACATCGAGGATGGCTACGTGCTG GAAGGAGATAAGAGGCAGCTCAGGGAAGCGTCGGTCCATCCTCCCAGCTCGGAGCGATACGCTCACACCTTCAGAGACCTCAGTAACTTCTCTGGAACCATTAATGTCACATACCGCTATCTCGCCGGAACGCCTCTGAACCGCAAGA AGTTCCTGACCATTGGATTGTCATCGGTCAAGAGGAAAAGGGGAAACTACCTTCTGGAGACGATCAAATCCATCTTTGACCAGTCCAGCTATGAGGAGCTGAAAGAGATTGTGGTTGTGGTCCATCTGGCGGATTTTGACCTGGTCTGGTGTGAGAACGTGGTGCAGGAAATCACCAGGAAGTTCGCTCACCACATCATAGCCGGCCGCCTCCTGGTCATCCAGGCCCCGGAGGAGTTCTACCCTTCTCTGGATGGCTTGAAGAGGAACTACAACGACCCGGAGGACAGAGTCCGTTTCCGCTCCAAGCAGAACGTCGACTACGCTTTCCTCCTGAACTTCTGCACGAACCTGTCGCACTTCTACATGATGCTGGAGGACGATGTGCGCTGCTCCCGGAACTTCCTGACGGCGCTGAAGAAGGTGATAACCTCCAGAGAAGGCTCCTACTGGGTGATGATGGAGTTCTCCAAGCTGGGCTACATCGGGAAGCTGTACCACTCCAGAGACCTGCCCCGCCTGGCTCACTTCCTCCTCATGTTCTACCAGGAAATGCCTTGCGACTGGCTGCTTATCCACTTCCGGGGCCTGCTGGCTCAAAAGGACGTGATCCGCTTCAAGCCCTCGCTGTTCCAGCACATGGGCTACTACTCGTCCTACAAAGGCGTGGAGAACAAACTGAAGGACGACGACTTTGAGGAGGACTCCATAGACATCCCAGACAACCCCCCGGCCGGCATTTACACCAACATCAACGTCTTTGAGAACTACGACGCTACCAAGGCGTACAGCACGGTGGACGAGTACTTTTGGGGGAAACCTCCCTCCACCGGAGATTTCTTCGTCATAGTCTTTAACAAATCAAccaaaattagcaaaattagGATTGCTACCGGGTCTGACGAACGACAAAGCGACTTCCTTCACCACGGAGCGCTGGAAGTAGGAGAGAAGTTGGTCGGGACTAAAAAAGGAAAGCAGTGCTCCTCTTACATCACATTAGGAGAGTTCAAAAATGGAAACATCGAGGTTCAAGACGTGGACCACAAGATTTCGTTTGACGTTGAGTGCGTTCGCATTGTGGTGACAGCCAGCCAAAAAGAATGGCTCATTATCAGAAGTATCAGTTTATGGACTACACAACCACCCAGCCAATGA